A region of the Desertifilum tharense IPPAS B-1220 genome:
TCCGGGTCAACATCCAGTGTCAGAAGATCCTCGCTGGGATTTAACTCGTTATTGGCAATCTCAGCCGTAAAGATATGGATGTGACGGGTTGTAGACTTAAGCAGCATAGAAATGAAATCGTTAAATAGGATTGAAGCCTTGCAATCAATGGTAGCGCGATTCCAAGCGAATCTAAGCGCGCGAAATCATTCCGGTTTGTCGGGCATAGGCGAAAATTCCCCCCGCATCAATCACCGGCCCCACTTCGCCCAGCGACTTGAGTTCGTAGGTCTTGCCTAGGGTATGATTGGTGAGTTGATTCGCTTCAAAATCAATACTCACCTCTTGCCCGGTTTCAAAGAGGTCGCACAGGCGTTCGACAGACTCCCACGGATATAATTCGCCCGTTGCCGAACAGTTGCGGAAAAAGATGCGAGCATAGGATTGAGCGACCACCGCTTCCACCCCAGATGCGCCTAATGCAATCGGTGCGTGTTCGCGCGAAGAACCGCAACCAAAGTTTTCCCCAGCAATAATAATCGGGTAGCGGGTTTTAATTTCCCCTTCAGCAATAAACCGACCGTAGCGATCCGGTAAGCCAATTAACGCATAACTGCCTAATTTCTCGTATTCTTCAGGCTTGGATGGCACTAACGTCAGATACTCGGCGGGGATAATCTGATCGGTATCAATATTGTCATCGACTACGAAAATCGAACCGCGAATCACTTTACTCATGGGCTGAACCTGCAATAGCTCCCTATAGCCTTTTCACTTTATCATTGCTGTTCGGCTTCCATAACTAAGACATCGAGTTCTTGCTGCATCTCGTTGAGAACCCGCTGATAGCAAGCATCCACGTAGACGCGATCGCACGCCGCTTCCCGCCCATAGCGCTCAAAAATAATCGGCGCACCCACCCGCGTTTGAATCGGCGCAGGTAAAGGAAAGTTGGGAATTGGACCAATTCCTAAACCCCAAGGTAAACCTAGATAGATGGGAAAAACCCCAATATCAACGCCCAAGCTATTGAGAACCCCCCATTGCTGAAGTTGTTTGAGCGGATCGTACAGATCGCCCAGAATAATCAGCGTATCGTGGGCCCCCAGGGACACCAACGGCACAATTGGGACGCGTTCGCGCAAGGCTAGCTTAATAAAGCCTTTGCGTCCGGCTAAATGGATTTGGTGGCGCTGGGAATGGGGACGAAACATATCTTCGGCCCCGCCGGGATAGACTAAAACGGCGGCATCTCGATGCAAGGCTGCGATCGCCATTTTAGGATGCGCCATAATCGCCCCCGATTTGACCCCCAGATGGGCTAATTGGGGAATCGTCCACGCCGCCGGATGCATCAAGGCATAGGTCGGACGATGAATGCCGAAACGACGAAACCAATCCACCATAAACATTGAAGTATCCGGCGAAGCCATCCCCCCATTGTGGGAACCGACCAGTAAAACCTTCCCCTGTTGAGGAATATGGTGCCAGCCTTTGGTGGTGACGCGGAAATAATAGCGGTAGAACCATTCGCCAATCGGCAACCAAGCTTTGATAAATTCTGGATCGCGATCGTCAAGCGACCAACCATCCAATTGTGACTTCAGAGTAGACAAGGCGTTCTCTAGCGTTCAATAACACTGCGTTTTTCAACAATATCAGCCCCATGCCTTCTGGGGTGCAGTTTGTCTCATGCGATATTTGCATTATTTATTGAGAATATCAGCCAAGCCGTTGACCGCCATTTCACCCGTTAGGCTTTCTAACAGCGCAAAGCTGTTGGTTTCCAACAGGTCGAAACGCCAGCCATAGCGAATCGATATCAATTTATGCAATATTTGCATAATGTAGCCACTCAAAGAACTCATGACAACGCATACTGAAGACGCAAATCTCCAAAGGCGGCTGCAACAGCATCATCGGCTTTTTCTTTGGTTAGCCCTAGCCGCAGGCTTAATCTTTTTCCAGGGCTATATGATTGCGCCCTTAATTCCCCGTCTGGCAACGATTTTCCAAGTCGCCGAACAAGAGGTGGGTTTAATTGTCCCGGCTTATCTGATGGCCTACGCCCTAGCCGCCCTATTTTACGGTTTGCTATCGGATGCCTTCGGTCGCTGGCACGTCATTCGGCTGTCTCTAATTATTTTTGTCCTTTGCACGGCCCTCACGGCAACCGCGCAAGATGCCTTTCAAATGACCCTCTGGCGACTCCTAACGGGCTTAGGGGCAAGCGGCGTCATTCCCCTCACCTTTGCTTTAATTGGTGACTTGTTTCCGTTTCGCGAACGCGGCAAGCTGTTGGGGTTTGTGTTTGCCTGCATGGAAGGGGGAATGGCCTTGGGTTCGGCAGGAGGCGCGCTGTTAGAACCCTTTGTGCGCTGGCAGTCTTTATTTATTGGAACGGCGGTGGCAATGGCAATCATCCTCTGGCGCTTATCTCGCTATGCGGCCTTGTTTGACACGCCAGAGAGGGTTGAGTTACCCACAATTTCTAGTATATTTGCAGGATACCGTAGCGTGTTAGCCAGCTTTCGCGGTCAGCGCACCTATGCTTATGTCTTTTTTAACGGCGTCTTTCATTCCGGCGTTTATACCTGGTTGGGTCTCTATTTAACTCGCCGCTACGAACTCAGCGACATTGGCATTGGCTTTGCCATTTTTGGCTATGGGGTGCCGGGGTTGCTGTTCAGCCCGCTGATTGGGCGGTTGGCAGACCGTTGGGGAAGACGGTGGTTAATTCCACCGGGGCTGGCAATTTCGGCAGCAGCGGCGGCTGTGATGATTTTTCAGATTCCGCTATGGATGACCACAGCTTGCATCTTGGTGCTATCTCTGGGATATGACTTAACGCAGCCGTTATTTGCTGGAATTGTTACAAATTTGGGGGGAAAAGATAGTTTGGGGCAAACGATGGGGCTAAAGGTGTTTACTTTGTTTACAGGCTTTGGCGTCGGAAGTTTGGCTTTTGGGGAGTTATTACGGTGGGGATTTGATGATAGTTTGGCTATTTTTAGTACGGCTCAGTTAGTCCTAGCCGCGATCGCGATCGTGCTGTTCCGTAATGAAGCGCCAAAACCTCAAACATCTGGAGAATAAAAGGTTGTACCGTTTACAGGGAACCTGGAAATCCGACTTTTGAGAAGGTCGGATTTTTTTATTGGGAACTGAGGGACTGTGGAAAATACAGATTCCAATTTATTTTTTCCACTATATAATAGGAAATTGTTATAAGGTCTTGTTGTAACCTAAAAATACTAGAAAACAACTTAAGATATTACAAATTTTAGTTTCAAGCGTTACATTTTTTCAAGGATCGCGATCG
Encoded here:
- a CDS encoding 3-isopropylmalate dehydratase; the encoded protein is MSKVIRGSIFVVDDNIDTDQIIPAEYLTLVPSKPEEYEKLGSYALIGLPDRYGRFIAEGEIKTRYPIIIAGENFGCGSSREHAPIALGASGVEAVVAQSYARIFFRNCSATGELYPWESVERLCDLFETGQEVSIDFEANQLTNHTLGKTYELKSLGEVGPVIDAGGIFAYARQTGMISRA
- a CDS encoding MFS transporter, whose amino-acid sequence is MTTHTEDANLQRRLQQHHRLFLWLALAAGLIFFQGYMIAPLIPRLATIFQVAEQEVGLIVPAYLMAYALAALFYGLLSDAFGRWHVIRLSLIIFVLCTALTATAQDAFQMTLWRLLTGLGASGVIPLTFALIGDLFPFRERGKLLGFVFACMEGGMALGSAGGALLEPFVRWQSLFIGTAVAMAIILWRLSRYAALFDTPERVELPTISSIFAGYRSVLASFRGQRTYAYVFFNGVFHSGVYTWLGLYLTRRYELSDIGIGFAIFGYGVPGLLFSPLIGRLADRWGRRWLIPPGLAISAAAAAVMIFQIPLWMTTACILVLSLGYDLTQPLFAGIVTNLGGKDSLGQTMGLKVFTLFTGFGVGSLAFGELLRWGFDDSLAIFSTAQLVLAAIAIVLFRNEAPKPQTSGE
- a CDS encoding lysophospholipid acyltransferase family protein; protein product: MSTLKSQLDGWSLDDRDPEFIKAWLPIGEWFYRYYFRVTTKGWHHIPQQGKVLLVGSHNGGMASPDTSMFMVDWFRRFGIHRPTYALMHPAAWTIPQLAHLGVKSGAIMAHPKMAIAALHRDAAVLVYPGGAEDMFRPHSQRHQIHLAGRKGFIKLALRERVPIVPLVSLGAHDTLIILGDLYDPLKQLQQWGVLNSLGVDIGVFPIYLGLPWGLGIGPIPNFPLPAPIQTRVGAPIIFERYGREAACDRVYVDACYQRVLNEMQQELDVLVMEAEQQ